The Paenibacillus macerans genome includes a window with the following:
- a CDS encoding beta-galactosidase, whose protein sequence is MSIRIRVRSEAAVSFGGNAVRIGGESVLLLSASLFYFRIPREHWRERMEQVKALGYNSIDVYFPWNFHERRENVWDFEGMRDAETFLRLAAEAGLWVIARPGPYICSEWDGGGLPAYLYAKQPPMKLRDNDPVFLEHVGRWYDKIMPILQKQQAGAGGSVICVQLDNELDFYDCDDPKGYISALRDLALTYGIRVPLTACAGQGGLLQASGLAEGVVPTCNFYPHDRDPEFESKALHYREKLADLHVPLLVTETNRTHYLLRRLLSAGAKLLGPYLQVSGTNFGFTNATNNWGKPLAFLASDYDFGGMISPEGHIRPEAYEGRLLGRLIRAYGAALAEAEPAAKPAWKAEGDTEHVFGPFALGLAGGGQLVFITNGDERDKRIALRAADEGLLLPSSGTLKLCGLRSLALPVDVPLSVWGLPGRIVYSTAELYMAERQEGGTVLAFHAAGSGEIALAIDAPVASAAAEQATLEQTDRQLRVRFAGTGTALCRIRLEDGRLLTLIVTDYLKALYTESISINGKITVTLPSAETEQPADNVAGNWRLSLADGGKLGGYADKVGEASSQAPFLEQLGVYRGFAWYEASALVPVGAKIRGFLVRQGSDVISLYAGGRYIGTATPGGRSAFISAEMEDFPGGTLGLQVRAEIWGHTNFDDARLPGLRLPALKGIGGLTAVTRVRDISSNWRVFQRAAEAIGAGVAEVRGTARTGKTAKAEMIDKAKMIDKTDKIARIDPADESLWPLVGFGGWLTADQRSHEIFRREFEPSSGAAAWVLHFKGLEAEARLEVNGNDAGPVRRFDPFIDITPYVTPGETVRLTVYLKRTLGQSAGRVIIYEGYAANGFTVFAAEEPQLTASAEAAQASAAAQELPLTLASGAAGWLFGRVKSSAAGKGWRVRAAGSGLKLTVFMGERIVGRLWLPGGAARPVIAGGSADSFYLPGPWLGAEGEPLSIFLEAVDPQAHGKLESLDFIPV, encoded by the coding sequence TTGAGTATCCGTATCCGTGTCCGCTCCGAAGCGGCCGTAAGCTTTGGCGGCAATGCCGTCCGAATCGGCGGGGAGAGCGTGCTCCTTTTGTCGGCTTCGCTGTTCTACTTCCGAATCCCCCGCGAACATTGGCGGGAGAGGATGGAGCAGGTTAAAGCGCTGGGCTACAACAGTATCGATGTTTATTTTCCTTGGAACTTTCATGAACGGCGGGAAAACGTTTGGGATTTCGAGGGGATGCGGGATGCGGAAACGTTTTTGCGCCTGGCCGCCGAAGCCGGACTGTGGGTGATCGCGCGGCCCGGGCCGTACATCTGCTCCGAATGGGACGGAGGCGGGCTGCCGGCTTACCTTTACGCCAAACAGCCGCCGATGAAGTTAAGGGATAACGATCCGGTTTTCCTGGAGCATGTCGGCAGGTGGTATGACAAAATCATGCCGATCCTGCAAAAGCAGCAAGCCGGTGCAGGGGGAAGCGTGATTTGCGTGCAACTGGACAATGAGCTCGATTTTTACGATTGCGACGACCCCAAGGGGTATATTTCCGCGCTTCGCGATCTTGCTTTGACGTATGGAATCCGGGTTCCGCTCACCGCGTGCGCCGGACAGGGCGGGCTTCTTCAAGCCTCGGGGCTGGCGGAAGGCGTGGTGCCGACTTGCAATTTTTACCCGCATGACCGCGATCCCGAATTCGAGAGCAAGGCGCTTCATTACCGGGAGAAGCTTGCCGATTTGCATGTTCCGCTGCTGGTGACGGAGACGAACCGCACCCATTACCTGCTGCGCCGGCTGCTGTCGGCCGGGGCCAAGCTGCTCGGGCCGTACCTGCAAGTATCCGGGACGAATTTCGGATTTACGAACGCAACAAACAATTGGGGTAAACCGCTGGCGTTCCTCGCCTCGGATTACGATTTCGGCGGCATGATCTCCCCGGAGGGGCATATCCGTCCGGAAGCTTATGAAGGCAGGCTGCTCGGCAGGCTGATCCGCGCGTACGGAGCGGCGCTGGCGGAAGCGGAGCCTGCCGCGAAGCCGGCGTGGAAGGCCGAGGGGGACACGGAACATGTTTTTGGCCCCTTTGCGCTGGGGCTGGCAGGCGGCGGTCAGCTTGTTTTCATCACCAATGGGGATGAGCGCGACAAGCGGATCGCGCTGCGAGCGGCGGATGAAGGCCTGCTTCTCCCGTCCTCCGGAACACTGAAGCTTTGCGGCTTAAGATCCCTGGCTTTGCCGGTCGATGTGCCCTTGTCCGTTTGGGGCCTGCCAGGACGTATTGTTTATTCGACGGCCGAGCTTTATATGGCGGAGCGGCAGGAAGGGGGAACGGTGTTGGCTTTCCATGCGGCGGGAAGCGGGGAAATAGCGCTGGCGATCGATGCGCCGGTGGCGTCGGCAGCGGCGGAACAGGCGACGCTTGAACAAACGGATCGCCAGCTGCGCGTCAGGTTTGCCGGGACCGGGACGGCTTTGTGCCGAATCCGCTTGGAGGATGGAAGGTTGTTGACCTTGATCGTCACCGATTATTTGAAAGCGCTTTATACCGAGAGTATCTCGATAAACGGCAAGATTACAGTCACCCTGCCGTCAGCCGAAACGGAGCAGCCCGCAGATAACGTTGCTGGGAACTGGCGCTTAAGCTTGGCGGATGGAGGTAAGCTGGGTGGGTATGCTGACAAGGTCGGCGAAGCAAGCTCGCAGGCACCGTTTCTGGAGCAATTGGGCGTTTACCGGGGGTTTGCTTGGTACGAAGCATCCGCCTTAGTGCCGGTGGGCGCAAAAATCAGAGGTTTTCTTGTCCGCCAAGGCAGCGACGTCATTTCGCTGTACGCGGGCGGCCGGTACATCGGAACGGCGACCCCTGGAGGAAGGAGCGCCTTTATTTCGGCCGAAATGGAGGATTTCCCAGGGGGGACGCTCGGGCTGCAAGTCCGGGCGGAAATTTGGGGGCACACCAATTTCGACGATGCCCGGCTTCCGGGACTCAGACTGCCGGCGCTGAAGGGCATCGGCGGACTCACGGCGGTTACCCGCGTCCGCGACATCAGCTCCAACTGGCGCGTATTCCAGCGGGCGGCTGAGGCGATCGGGGCAGGCGTTGCGGAAGTCCGCGGGACCGCCAGGACCGGCAAGACCGCCAAGGCAGAGATGATCGATAAGGCAAAGATGATCGACAAGACGGATAAGATCGCCAGGATTGACCCTGCCGATGAATCGCTGTGGCCGCTGGTCGGCTTTGGCGGTTGGCTGACGGCCGACCAGCGGTCGCATGAAATTTTCCGCAGGGAGTTCGAGCCGTCGTCAGGCGCCGCGGCGTGGGTGCTGCATTTTAAGGGCCTGGAGGCCGAGGCGCGGCTCGAAGTCAACGGGAATGATGCGGGCCCGGTTCGGCGGTTCGATCCGTTCATCGATATCACCCCTTACGTTACCCCTGGCGAAACCGTCCGGTTGACGGTGTACTTGAAGCGAACCCTTGGGCAATCCGCCGGACGCGTCATCATTTATGAAGGTTATGCGGCCAATGGGTTCACCGTTTTCGCCGCGGAGGAGCCGCAGCTAACGGCCAGCGCCGAAGCGGCCCAAGCGTCCGCCGCTGCGCAGGAGCTGCCGCTGACGCTCGCTTCCGGCGCCGCCGGCTGGCTGTTTGGCCGCGTGAAAAGCTCTGCGGCGGGCAAGGGCTGGCGAGTCCGAGCAGCCGGCTCCGGCCTGAAGCTCACGGTGTTCATGGGCGAGCGGATCGTCGGCCGGCTGTGGCTCCCGGGAGGTGCGGCAAGGCCGGTGATCGCCGGAGGCAGCGCGGACTCGTTTTATTTGCCGGGTCCATGGCTCGGCGCGGAAGGCGAACCGCTATCCATCTTTCTTGAGGCCGTTGATCCGCAGGCTCACGGAAAGCTGGAGTCGCTCGATTTTATACCGGTATGA
- a CDS encoding AraC family transcriptional regulator translates to MNHQELDQYLRTVNEIETKQLQTRENVNDIWPEEWPEEWIGEDGTYFRMPDSLFFEQGPIHVRKHNRFAPMPLHLHNFIEMNYIYSGSCVQWINEKKVILREGQVCLLDTDVLHRIEAMGENDLLVNIIMKKEIFTSALGRFKTKGIVSNFLVNAISESTDHNRYIVFESEHHENLHLFIKNMMCEAFDSRVYSQEMIYNYMMIVFTELMRVFSYHTNETNSDPETKANLVHILGYIEANYQTCTLADLATAFNYNPNYLGNLLKKRTGKTFMELVKTQRMIHAASLLANTEQSIEEIAYGIGYQSLGFFYRAFAGHFETTPAKYRKANRS, encoded by the coding sequence ATGAACCATCAAGAGCTTGACCAATATTTGCGCACGGTCAATGAGATTGAAACCAAGCAGTTGCAAACGCGGGAAAACGTAAATGACATTTGGCCCGAGGAATGGCCCGAGGAATGGATCGGCGAGGACGGGACTTATTTCCGCATGCCGGACAGTCTGTTTTTCGAACAAGGCCCGATCCACGTCCGCAAGCATAACCGTTTTGCGCCGATGCCGCTGCATCTCCACAATTTTATCGAAATGAATTACATCTATTCGGGATCCTGCGTTCAGTGGATTAACGAGAAAAAAGTCATTCTGCGGGAAGGACAAGTTTGCCTGCTGGATACGGATGTTTTGCACCGCATTGAAGCGATGGGGGAAAACGATCTGCTGGTGAATATCATTATGAAAAAGGAGATTTTCACTTCGGCTTTAGGGAGATTCAAAACGAAAGGGATCGTTTCGAATTTTTTGGTGAACGCTATTTCCGAAAGCACCGACCACAACCGCTATATTGTGTTCGAATCCGAGCACCATGAAAACCTGCACTTATTCATCAAAAATATGATGTGCGAGGCGTTCGACAGCCGGGTCTACTCGCAAGAAATGATTTACAATTACATGATGATCGTGTTTACGGAATTAATGCGGGTGTTTTCGTATCACACAAATGAGACGAATTCCGATCCCGAAACGAAAGCGAATTTGGTCCATATCCTGGGTTATATAGAAGCTAATTATCAAACCTGCACGCTTGCGGACCTGGCGACGGCGTTTAATTATAATCCCAACTACCTGGGGAATTTACTCAAGAAAAGAACGGGCAAAACGTTCATGGAACTGGTCAAAACGCAGCGCATGATCCATGCCGCTTCCCTCCTGGCCAATACGGAGCAAAGCATTGAGGAAATCGCTTACGGGATCGGTTACCAAAGCCTCGGCTTTTTTTACCGGGCGTTTGCCGGCCACTTCGAGACGACCCCTGCGAAATATCGCAAAGCGAACCGGTCATAA
- a CDS encoding ABC transporter permease encodes MSTKNSALTSMVRGNIGIIFVLLVLCVILSIVSPVFLTTENLITVLRQVSNNVFLALGMTLVMILGGIDLSVGAIVAVSGTLTVGFMVNNGIPMPVAILLGILIGTLLGFFNGVIITQFKLPAFIVTLATMNIAQGIAYIYSGGRSARITNDAYTQLGTGKLFGFLPLPVLYMAILTVIFIVLLNKTKFGTNIFAIGGNREAARLSGVRIKKVEIAVYTLAGLLSALAGIVLSARMYSGQPSVGQGYEMDAIAACVLGGVSMAGGRGRISGTIFGVMIIGVVSNGLNLMGVSSFWQLLVKGLIILIAVLIDAQKGKKLPFSFKFAK; translated from the coding sequence ATGAGCACAAAAAATAGCGCTCTTACATCAATGGTCAGAGGCAATATCGGCATTATATTCGTGTTGCTGGTTTTATGCGTGATTTTATCGATCGTATCGCCGGTGTTCCTGACGACGGAAAACTTGATCACGGTGCTGCGGCAGGTTTCCAACAACGTTTTCCTCGCTCTCGGCATGACCCTGGTGATGATTTTGGGCGGCATCGACCTCTCGGTCGGCGCGATTGTGGCCGTCTCCGGGACGCTGACCGTCGGCTTTATGGTCAATAACGGCATCCCCATGCCCGTGGCGATTTTGCTGGGGATTTTAATCGGCACGCTGCTCGGATTTTTCAACGGGGTGATCATCACCCAATTTAAGCTGCCTGCATTTATCGTGACGCTGGCGACGATGAACATCGCCCAGGGGATTGCTTATATTTACAGCGGCGGACGGTCGGCCCGCATTACCAACGACGCCTATACCCAACTGGGGACGGGGAAGCTGTTCGGTTTTTTGCCTCTGCCCGTACTATATATGGCCATCTTGACGGTTATCTTCATCGTGCTGCTGAACAAAACGAAGTTCGGAACCAACATCTTTGCGATCGGCGGCAACCGGGAAGCGGCCCGTCTGTCGGGCGTGCGCATCAAGAAGGTGGAGATTGCGGTGTATACGCTGGCCGGGCTGCTTTCGGCACTGGCGGGCATCGTGCTTTCGGCGAGAATGTATTCGGGCCAGCCTTCGGTTGGCCAGGGCTATGAAATGGACGCGATCGCAGCCTGCGTGCTGGGCGGAGTGTCCATGGCCGGCGGGCGGGGCCGCATCAGCGGAACGATCTTCGGCGTCATGATCATCGGGGTCGTAAGCAACGGTTTGAACCTGATGGGAGTCAGCTCGTTTTGGCAGCTGCTGGTTAAAGGTTTGATCATCTTGATCGCCGTCCTAATCGACGCCCAAAAGGGCAAAAAGCTTCCGTTTTCCTTCAAATTCGCCAAATAA
- a CDS encoding sugar ABC transporter ATP-binding protein: MGDNLLEMRGIAKSFGGTHALKGIDFELKAGEIHALLGENGAGKSTLIKILGGIHKPDRGQIFIGGEPADIDSVQSARAYGIGIIHQEIVLVPYLSVAENIFLGREPVNKWGFKDEKRMKAEANRMIEQLGLNIDVTTLVGELTVAQQQLIEIVKAISFNVKILVMDEPTSSLSDEEVGRLFVTMEKLRRQNVGIIYISHRLEELFKMADRITVIRDGGYVGTKRTSDTNTEDLVAMMVGRELESFYTRTYSVRDQEVLRVEGLYREGVFEDVSFRVRKGEILGFSGLVGAGRSELMQTIFGAYRHNRGRIYLNGGEVSFKNCSQAIAKGIAMVPEDRKDQGLVLENSVGFNLTLTNLDQLMGSRFLISEKKRSEQIGKYVSGLNIKTASADIEVSSLSGGNQQKVVIAKWLATNPQLLILDEPTRGVDVGAKSEIYAIINRLANEGLAIIMVSSDLPEIINMCDSVCVMRSGKLVAQLNREELSQENIMRYATGG, translated from the coding sequence ATGGGAGATAATTTGCTGGAGATGCGTGGGATCGCCAAAAGCTTCGGGGGGACCCATGCGCTCAAGGGCATCGATTTTGAACTGAAAGCCGGCGAGATCCATGCCTTGCTGGGCGAAAACGGCGCAGGCAAATCGACGCTGATCAAAATTTTGGGCGGCATCCATAAGCCCGACCGTGGACAAATCTTTATCGGCGGTGAGCCCGCGGATATCGACAGTGTGCAAAGCGCCCGGGCTTACGGAATCGGCATTATCCACCAGGAAATCGTGCTCGTTCCATATCTCAGCGTTGCCGAGAACATCTTTTTGGGCCGCGAACCGGTCAACAAATGGGGGTTCAAGGACGAAAAGCGGATGAAAGCCGAAGCCAACCGCATGATCGAGCAGCTTGGGCTGAACATCGATGTCACGACATTGGTGGGAGAATTGACGGTGGCTCAGCAGCAGCTGATCGAAATTGTTAAGGCGATTTCATTTAACGTGAAAATCCTGGTGATGGACGAACCGACCTCCTCCTTGTCCGACGAGGAAGTGGGCCGACTGTTCGTGACGATGGAGAAGCTGCGGCGGCAAAACGTCGGCATTATTTATATCTCGCACCGGCTGGAAGAATTGTTTAAGATGGCGGACCGCATCACGGTCATAAGGGACGGCGGTTATGTCGGCACGAAGCGGACCTCGGACACCAATACGGAAGATCTGGTGGCGATGATGGTCGGCCGGGAGCTGGAAAGCTTCTATACCCGTACCTATTCCGTCCGTGACCAGGAGGTGCTGCGCGTTGAAGGGCTGTACAGAGAGGGCGTATTCGAAGACGTCTCCTTCCGGGTGCGCAAAGGCGAAATCCTCGGTTTCTCCGGCCTGGTAGGCGCGGGGAGAAGCGAACTGATGCAAACCATTTTCGGCGCCTACCGGCATAACCGCGGGCGGATTTACTTGAACGGCGGGGAAGTCAGCTTTAAAAATTGCAGCCAGGCTATCGCCAAAGGGATCGCCATGGTTCCGGAAGACCGCAAGGACCAAGGGCTGGTCCTCGAGAACTCGGTCGGCTTCAATCTCACGTTAACGAATCTCGATCAATTGATGGGCAGCCGGTTTTTGATCAGCGAGAAAAAAAGAAGCGAACAGATCGGCAAATACGTGAGCGGCCTGAATATTAAGACCGCCTCGGCGGACATCGAGGTGTCCAGCTTGTCGGGAGGCAACCAGCAGAAGGTCGTTATTGCCAAATGGCTGGCCACGAACCCGCAGCTTCTGATCCTGGACGAGCCTACCCGCGGAGTCGACGTCGGGGCCAAGTCGGAAATCTACGCGATCATCAACCGGTTGGCCAATGAAGGGTTGGCGATTATTATGGTCTCCTCCGATCTTCCGGAGATCATCAATATGTGCGATTCGGTGTGCGTGATGCGGAGCGGCAAGCTGGTGGCGCAATTAAACCGGGAGGAACTGTCCCAGGAAAATATTATGCGCTATGCGACAGGAGGATGA
- a CDS encoding LacI family DNA-binding transcriptional regulator, producing MKPVTVYDIAKEANVSVATVSRVLNNTAPVKKETRERINELINKYQFQPNALARSLTKKETGMIGIILPDITNPFFPEVLSGFDREARKQGYTYFLCDTVSANGDSADQYVRESQYLNVLTEKQVDGIVMLGGRIDLAKPGKELTEEVVEVGKKLPLLLINGRLPGSSLSRVAADERLGAELATRHLIGLGHRDIAVVGGYRHMSNTLQRIAGFTKTMERHGIPVRREWMLHEGFSVASGTAFMDRLLSLPQRPTAIFCLNDLVAIGALKAAAKAGLKVPGDISIVGYDDIPFASNSIPELTTVSLRANELGRTAAEILHKMITKDKVAKTTLLKPELVVRESTAAPAE from the coding sequence GTGAAACCGGTTACAGTTTACGATATCGCGAAAGAGGCGAATGTTTCCGTGGCCACGGTTTCCCGGGTGCTGAACAATACCGCGCCGGTCAAAAAAGAGACCCGGGAGCGCATCAACGAACTGATTAACAAATACCAGTTTCAACCGAACGCGCTGGCCCGCAGTTTGACCAAAAAAGAGACGGGGATGATCGGCATCATCCTGCCGGACATTACGAATCCTTTTTTTCCGGAGGTATTGTCCGGGTTCGACCGGGAGGCGAGAAAGCAAGGTTATACTTATTTCCTTTGCGACACCGTGTCCGCCAACGGGGACAGCGCCGACCAGTATGTCCGCGAATCGCAGTATTTGAACGTGCTGACGGAGAAGCAGGTGGACGGCATCGTTATGCTGGGCGGGCGGATCGATCTGGCCAAACCCGGAAAAGAGCTTACGGAGGAAGTCGTCGAGGTCGGCAAAAAACTGCCTTTGCTGCTCATCAACGGACGGCTGCCCGGATCATCGCTTAGCCGGGTGGCCGCGGACGAGCGGCTTGGCGCGGAACTGGCGACCCGGCATCTCATCGGGCTGGGGCACCGCGACATCGCCGTTGTCGGCGGATATCGGCATATGTCGAATACGCTGCAGCGTATCGCGGGGTTCACGAAAACGATGGAGCGGCACGGCATCCCGGTACGGAGGGAATGGATGCTTCACGAAGGTTTTTCCGTGGCGAGCGGCACGGCGTTTATGGATCGGCTGTTAAGTTTGCCGCAGCGGCCGACGGCGATCTTTTGCCTGAACGACCTCGTGGCGATCGGCGCGCTCAAAGCGGCCGCCAAAGCCGGGCTGAAAGTGCCCGGGGACATTTCGATCGTCGGCTATGACGACATTCCGTTCGCGTCCAACAGCATTCCGGAGCTGACCACCGTATCGCTGCGCGCAAACGAACTCGGACGCACGGCGGCCGAAATTCTGCACAAAATGATAACCAAGGACAAGGTAGCCAAGACAACCTTGCTCAAGCCCGAGCTGGTCGTGCGCGAATCCACCGCCGCCCCTGCCGAATAA
- a CDS encoding MFS transporter: protein MSTVLATGNKETPQDAAMAKIGLGEKLGYGAGDIASNLIWTALSMFVTYYYTDVAGLAAAAIGTMFLVARVLDAFVDVGVGAMVDKTKTKFGKARPWLLWWAIPFGISGVLLFSMPDLGPAGSLFYAYATYLLINIIYSAINIPYGVLSSLMTQDPYQRSLLNIFRMVMALVGMLIVSNGTLPLVAGLGGGKPAWTLTFAAFSAVAVILFLITFLTARERVRQAVVNKDIPLKRGLPALFRNKYWVLVLLLNTVFYGMQAVTSAVNVYYAQYLLGNKDLVGLLTIAQLVPMMLGLLALAPVIKKFGKRNVALAGMAVMAVGCLIPAIDPANVTVVIVSTVVKALGTAPLIGTIFAFAADTVDYGEWKTGMRTEGLIFSASSFGGKTGSGLGGAMVGWMLAFSGYVGGQEAVSASASHAIQFLFIYFPAILCAVLFVILWFYKLDKEYPKILAELQAIKKM from the coding sequence ATGAGCACGGTATTAGCGACCGGAAATAAAGAAACGCCGCAAGATGCGGCGATGGCGAAAATCGGGCTGGGCGAAAAGCTGGGATACGGCGCGGGGGATATCGCGAGCAACCTGATCTGGACAGCGTTGTCCATGTTTGTCACTTATTACTATACGGATGTCGCCGGCTTGGCCGCTGCCGCTATCGGTACTATGTTCCTCGTTGCCCGCGTGTTGGACGCCTTTGTCGATGTCGGAGTAGGGGCAATGGTGGACAAAACGAAAACGAAATTCGGAAAAGCCCGGCCCTGGCTGCTGTGGTGGGCGATTCCGTTCGGCATCTCCGGCGTGCTGCTGTTTTCCATGCCCGATCTCGGCCCGGCGGGATCGCTGTTTTACGCTTATGCCACCTATCTGCTGATCAACATCATCTATTCGGCGATCAACATTCCTTACGGCGTGCTCAGCTCCTTAATGACGCAGGATCCGTATCAGCGTTCTTTGCTGAACATTTTCCGGATGGTGATGGCGCTGGTAGGCATGCTGATCGTATCCAACGGAACCCTTCCGCTGGTGGCGGGGCTCGGGGGCGGGAAACCGGCCTGGACATTGACATTTGCGGCGTTCAGCGCGGTTGCGGTCATCCTGTTTTTGATTACGTTCCTGACGGCCAGAGAACGCGTCCGTCAGGCGGTGGTTAATAAGGATATCCCTTTGAAAAGAGGCCTTCCCGCACTGTTCCGCAACAAGTATTGGGTGCTTGTGCTTTTGCTGAATACCGTATTTTACGGAATGCAAGCGGTAACATCGGCGGTCAACGTGTACTATGCCCAATATTTGCTCGGCAATAAGGACCTGGTGGGGCTGCTGACCATCGCGCAGCTTGTTCCGATGATGCTCGGTTTGCTTGCGCTGGCTCCCGTCATTAAGAAATTCGGCAAACGGAACGTCGCTTTGGCGGGAATGGCGGTCATGGCCGTCGGCTGCTTGATCCCGGCCATAGATCCAGCGAACGTAACGGTCGTGATCGTCTCGACCGTAGTCAAAGCCCTCGGCACCGCGCCGCTGATCGGAACGATTTTTGCTTTTGCGGCCGACACGGTCGACTACGGGGAGTGGAAGACAGGCATGCGCACGGAAGGGCTCATCTTCAGCGCTTCCAGCTTCGGCGGCAAAACGGGCAGCGGCCTGGGCGGGGCCATGGTCGGCTGGATGCTGGCTTTCAGCGGCTATGTCGGAGGCCAGGAAGCCGTTTCTGCGTCGGCCTCTCACGCGATTCAATTCCTTTTTATCTATTTTCCGGCCATCCTATGCGCCGTATTATTCGTGATTTTATGGTTCTATAAGCTGGATAAAGAGTACCCGAAGATTTTGGCGGAGCTCCAAGCTATTAAAAAAATGTAA
- a CDS encoding family 78 glycoside hydrolase catalytic domain gives MANDRETYESSPAVVPKRSFIEQAERLKPVLLQRDEEARQNVEVVPDERAIHGWRAIAASSADTLAPQSFGKGDAVILDFGDHRVGYVSLDVKPVGSPPDAPLRLKLTFGEMPVEVAEPLANYNGWISSSWLQEETITVDVLPCRIEMPRRYSFRYLKLEVLDTSRKYRVAFDRVLCRTVTSADPAQVVPLVHADPLLTEIDRVSVRTLEDCMQDVFEDGPKRDRRLWLGDLRLQALANYETFRNYDLVKRCLYLFASVPDERGRVTSNLFIEPGIIADDTYFLDYSLFFTTALHDYFRASEDKATLQELWPTARRQAELALECLDERNIVMDREGWGAFIDWHPKLNKQASAHAVLIYALKRAVPLAELLGCESAPRFAERLKALEAAAMADLWDAERGFFVSGPERQVSWASQIWFVLAEVLPKEDSRLLMLRLLAERPQVGPTTPYMYHHLIEALLLTGLKEEAVSRMKAYWGGMIADGADTFWELYDPENKSFSPYGSYLINSYCHAWSCTPAYLIRHYRL, from the coding sequence ATGGCAAACGATAGAGAAACTTATGAATCTTCACCCGCCGTTGTTCCTAAGCGCTCGTTCATTGAGCAAGCGGAACGCTTAAAGCCCGTTCTTCTTCAACGGGATGAGGAGGCCCGGCAAAACGTTGAGGTCGTGCCGGACGAGCGCGCGATCCATGGCTGGCGGGCCATCGCCGCGTCGAGCGCGGACACGCTTGCCCCGCAAAGTTTCGGAAAGGGCGATGCGGTCATTTTGGACTTTGGCGACCACCGGGTCGGTTATGTTTCCTTGGACGTAAAGCCGGTCGGGAGCCCGCCGGACGCACCGCTCAGACTTAAGCTTACGTTTGGAGAAATGCCTGTTGAGGTGGCGGAGCCTCTTGCAAACTACAACGGCTGGATCAGCAGCTCCTGGCTGCAGGAAGAGACGATCACGGTTGACGTGCTTCCTTGCCGCATCGAAATGCCGCGGCGCTACAGCTTCCGCTATCTGAAGCTCGAAGTTCTCGATACGTCCAGAAAGTACCGCGTCGCGTTCGACCGCGTGCTATGCCGAACCGTTACCTCGGCCGATCCGGCGCAAGTCGTCCCGTTGGTACACGCGGATCCGCTGTTAACGGAGATCGACCGGGTCAGCGTGCGTACGCTGGAGGATTGCATGCAGGACGTGTTCGAGGACGGACCGAAGCGGGACCGCCGGCTATGGCTCGGCGACCTTCGCCTTCAGGCGCTGGCCAATTACGAGACGTTCCGCAATTACGATCTGGTCAAGCGTTGTCTTTACCTGTTCGCCAGCGTTCCCGATGAGCGGGGGCGGGTGACTTCCAATTTGTTTATTGAACCCGGCATCATTGCGGACGATACGTATTTTTTGGACTACTCCCTGTTCTTTACGACGGCCCTTCACGACTATTTCAGGGCCAGCGAAGACAAGGCGACGCTGCAAGAGCTGTGGCCGACCGCACGCCGGCAGGCGGAGCTGGCTTTGGAGTGCTTGGATGAGCGGAATATCGTCATGGATCGGGAAGGATGGGGCGCGTTCATCGACTGGCATCCGAAGTTGAACAAGCAGGCGTCGGCTCACGCCGTATTGATCTACGCCTTGAAGCGGGCCGTCCCTCTCGCCGAGCTGCTCGGCTGCGAGAGCGCTCCCCGTTTTGCGGAGCGGCTTAAAGCGTTGGAAGCGGCGGCCATGGCAGATCTGTGGGACGCGGAGCGCGGTTTTTTCGTAAGCGGCCCGGAGCGCCAAGTATCCTGGGCTAGTCAAATCTGGTTCGTTTTGGCCGAAGTATTGCCTAAGGAGGACAGCCGCTTGCTGATGCTGCGTCTATTGGCCGAACGGCCGCAGGTGGGGCCAACGACCCCCTATATGTATCACCATCTCATTGAGGCGCTGCTTCTGACGGGGCTAAAAGAAGAAGCCGTGAGCCGGATGAAGGCGTATTGGGGAGGAATGATCGCCGACGGCGCCGATACCTTCTGGGAGCTCTACGATCCGGAGAACAAAAGCTTTTCCCCATACGGCAGTTATTTGATCAACAGCTATTGCCATGCCTGGAGCTGCACGCCGGCCTATTTGATCCGCCATTATCGACTGTAA